Proteins from a single region of Companilactobacillus farciminis KCTC 3681 = DSM 20184:
- a CDS encoding diphosphate--fructose-6-phosphate 1-phosphotransferase: MKNNLLVIHGGGPTVVLNSSLYGVVIESQKHKDIIDKIYGSKNGVEGLLKDDFIDLGNKTSKEIDSLLTSPGTAIGSSRYPLNDDDYEKMVDHLIKNNIKYVLMSGGNGTMGTCGNLSKLCQKRNVDIKVIGIPKTMDNDINIIDHAPGYLSAAKYIIQTTREIAADIHSLPIHVCIIEVMGRNAGWLAASSYCSSNGDSLQPDLIYVPECAFDEEKFLKDVKAIYDKKGYATVVVSEGLKNKNGDPIVPEIFRQGRSVYYGEVGNYLANEVIKKLGIKARNEKPGLAGRSSIYLQSDVDRKEAVEVGKRAVMAVINEQTDKMVGIFREVNNGEYSAKYDLVNLDDVMMTERKLPSKFINEDKNGITSDFAKWLNPMLLKTDYFPIVNFN; encoded by the coding sequence ATGAAAAATAATTTGCTTGTAATTCATGGTGGTGGACCCACAGTTGTTTTAAATAGTTCTTTATATGGTGTAGTTATAGAATCACAGAAACACAAAGATATTATTGATAAAATCTATGGATCTAAAAATGGAGTCGAAGGGCTATTAAAAGATGATTTTATAGATTTAGGGAATAAGACAAGTAAAGAAATTGATTCTTTATTAACATCACCGGGTACTGCAATAGGTTCTTCAAGATATCCATTGAATGACGATGATTATGAAAAAATGGTAGATCATCTTATAAAGAATAATATCAAATATGTTCTTATGTCTGGCGGTAATGGAACAATGGGAACTTGTGGGAATCTGTCAAAATTATGTCAAAAAAGAAACGTGGATATTAAGGTTATTGGTATTCCTAAAACAATGGATAATGATATTAATATTATTGATCATGCCCCAGGTTACTTGAGTGCCGCAAAGTATATCATTCAGACTACACGTGAGATAGCAGCAGATATTCATTCATTGCCAATTCATGTATGCATTATTGAGGTTATGGGAAGAAATGCTGGATGGTTAGCAGCATCAAGTTATTGTTCTTCTAACGGAGATAGTTTACAACCAGATTTAATTTATGTTCCTGAGTGTGCCTTTGATGAAGAGAAATTTTTGAAGGATGTTAAAGCTATTTATGATAAAAAAGGTTATGCAACTGTAGTTGTTAGTGAAGGATTAAAGAATAAAAATGGTGATCCAATAGTTCCTGAAATATTCCGCCAAGGTAGATCAGTTTACTATGGAGAAGTTGGGAATTATTTAGCAAATGAGGTTATTAAAAAATTAGGGATTAAAGCACGGAATGAAAAGCCAGGCTTGGCTGGAAGAAGCTCTATATATTTACAATCAGATGTTGATAGGAAAGAAGCTGTTGAAGTAGGCAAAAGAGCTGTTATGGCAGTGATTAATGAGCAAACTGATAAAATGGTTGGTATTTTCCGGGAAGTGAATAATGGAGAGTATAGTGCAAAATATGATTTAGTGAACCTTGACGATGTTATGATGACGGAACGTAAATTACCTTCAAAATTTATTAATGAAGATAAAAATGGAATTACTTCAGATTTTGCTAAATGGCTTAATCCAATGTTATTAAAAACGGATTATTTTCCAATTGTAAATTTTAATTAG
- a CDS encoding PTS system mannose/fructose/sorbose family transporter subunit IID, producing MKTTSNLTKEDKRIVNSIFWRSISCFAGRAGGQTRQQAPGFVWTMLPALNSFYKDDKKGHTEALQRATTFYNITPYVGTFAMGLVASMEKKKSKDPDMDGNSIVALKTALMGPLSGIGDSIFWGVLRVIAAGLGLSLAANGSILGPIVFLLVFNIPALYCRYKMTILGYSLGSTFLEKMDNSGVMKLLTKGASTLGLLMIGGMTSSMVTFKSTLSIPIKNGKAIELQQYLDSIFIGLVPLCLTLLCLYALNKRVNPNLVLFGVMVLAIVLALIGIV from the coding sequence ATGAAAACAACTAGTAATTTAACTAAAGAAGATAAACGTATAGTTAATAGCATTTTTTGGAGATCTATTAGCTGTTTTGCCGGTCGTGCCGGTGGTCAAACACGTCAACAAGCTCCCGGATTTGTTTGGACAATGTTACCAGCATTGAACTCTTTTTATAAGGATGATAAAAAAGGACATACAGAAGCATTACAAAGAGCCACAACTTTTTATAATATAACACCATATGTTGGTACTTTTGCTATGGGATTAGTAGCTTCAATGGAAAAGAAAAAGAGTAAAGATCCCGATATGGACGGAAATTCAATCGTTGCTTTAAAGACGGCGTTGATGGGACCTTTATCTGGGATTGGAGATTCTATTTTCTGGGGAGTTTTACGTGTTATTGCTGCCGGATTGGGATTGAGTTTGGCTGCGAATGGGTCAATTTTAGGACCAATAGTATTTCTTTTGGTATTTAACATTCCAGCACTTTATTGTCGATATAAGATGACGATTTTAGGATATTCATTAGGTTCAACGTTCCTAGAAAAGATGGATAATAGTGGCGTAATGAAGTTGCTTACTAAGGGTGCAAGTACATTAGGACTATTGATGATTGGTGGTATGACATCATCAATGGTTACATTTAAGTCAACTCTTTCAATTCCAATTAAGAATGGAAAAGCGATTGAATTACAACAATATCTTGATTCCATTTTTATTGGTTTAGTTCCTCTATGTTTAACATTATTATGCTTATATGCATTGAATAAACGAGTAAATCCAAACTTGGTACTTTTCGGAGTAATGGTTTTGGCTATTGTATTAGCTTTGATAGGTATCGTATAA
- a CDS encoding PTS system mannose/fructose/N-acetylgalactosamine-transporter subunit IIB: MIISIRVDERLIHGQVALVWTKEFNTTHIVVANNEAATNNLQQMTLKMATPTGVKLLIKSVEDSKRIFNDPRAKDMRLFVLTSNVKDALEIVKNCEVGSVNVANIGRITNPKEGEERVRLNSSLFADEEELQAIKELIKEDIPAYHQILPSNHKTSLESLIKDI, from the coding sequence ATGATTATTTCAATTAGAGTAGACGAGAGATTAATACACGGACAAGTAGCCTTGGTATGGACAAAGGAATTTAATACCACTCATATCGTAGTTGCTAATAATGAAGCAGCTACTAATAATTTGCAACAAATGACTTTAAAAATGGCTACACCTACTGGAGTTAAGTTGTTGATTAAATCAGTAGAAGATTCAAAGAGAATTTTTAACGATCCACGTGCTAAAGACATGAGGTTGTTCGTATTAACTTCAAATGTAAAAGATGCTTTGGAGATTGTTAAGAATTGTGAAGTGGGATCAGTTAACGTTGCCAATATAGGCAGAATTACTAATCCTAAGGAAGGCGAAGAACGAGTTAGATTGAATTCATCGCTGTTTGCTGATGAGGAAGAATTGCAAGCAATAAAGGAATTAATCAAAGAAGATATTCCAGCTTATCATCAAATTCTTCCAAGTAATCACAAGACTAGTTTGGAGTCATTGATAAAAGATATTTAA
- a CDS encoding glucosamine-6-phosphate isomerase: protein MKEYYGYSADEFVKKAHFPVIVREDNQTIFKELAQIMFDTIKENNEKDDISVIVNPVGPVGQYPYFVEMVNENKLSLKKCWFINMDEYLDDNNEWIPSDSYLSFHGVMEKKLYSQIEPELNVPENQRVFPNPHKLDEIGNLLKKLGKLDLVVGGIGITGHVAFNEPQPDMSNEEFLNLPTRTLNITKETRATNSCNDLHGAMEEMPYRAITIGMKEMFTAKRIVLGCFRDWHRGVVRHAACGEPSASFPVSLLQLHKNMSLYISESVADYTLD from the coding sequence ATGAAAGAGTATTATGGTTATTCCGCAGATGAATTTGTAAAGAAAGCACATTTTCCAGTAATTGTGAGAGAAGATAATCAAACAATTTTTAAAGAATTGGCTCAAATCATGTTTGATACGATCAAAGAAAACAATGAAAAGGATGATATTTCAGTCATTGTAAATCCTGTTGGACCTGTTGGACAATATCCATATTTCGTTGAAATGGTTAATGAAAATAAACTTAGCTTGAAAAAGTGCTGGTTTATTAATATGGATGAATATTTGGATGACAATAATGAATGGATTCCAAGCGATTCTTATTTAAGTTTCCATGGAGTAATGGAAAAGAAACTTTATAGTCAAATTGAACCCGAACTAAATGTTCCCGAAAATCAACGTGTATTTCCAAATCCACATAAACTAGATGAAATTGGAAATCTATTGAAGAAGTTAGGCAAGTTGGATCTAGTAGTAGGTGGTATTGGTATTACTGGTCACGTAGCCTTCAATGAACCTCAACCAGATATGTCGAATGAAGAATTCCTAAACTTGCCAACACGTACTTTGAATATTACTAAAGAAACACGTGCTACAAATTCATGTAATGATTTACACGGTGCTATGGAAGAAATGCCATATCGTGCTATCACAATTGGTATGAAAGAAATGTTCACTGCAAAACGAATTGTACTAGGATGTTTCCGTGACTGGCACAGAGGTGTTGTTCGTCATGCTGCATGTGGTGAACCAAGTGCTTCATTCCCAGTATCATTATTACAATTGCATAAGAATATGTCTTTGTACATTTCTGAAAGTGTTGCTGATTACACATTAGATTAG
- a CDS encoding sulfite exporter TauE/SafE family protein — protein MCVLFIIFFSHVVQTMTGFAGSMLALPFLTLIISLSDAKVLITLIGLLWSIWILYTDHEFIDWHFLWIVVFLMTIGISIGMVIANKVPTNLLLTFMGIVIILNAIWNLVKKDVNKKSSIPKNLFFGIGAGIMQGMVLMGGPLVVVLANSHFKDRRYYRATLAVIWLIIDIVLLLFFQLDHMISQKSLYLTGLCIIPLVISIIVGNYVNKFLDNLKFNRLVNGLLIVSGATILVQVFG, from the coding sequence ATGTGTGTGTTATTTATTATCTTTTTTTCTCACGTTGTACAGACAATGACAGGTTTTGCTGGATCTATGTTGGCATTGCCGTTCTTGACCTTAATTATCAGTTTGTCGGATGCAAAAGTTTTAATTACTTTAATTGGACTACTTTGGAGCATTTGGATTTTATATACAGATCATGAATTCATTGATTGGCATTTTTTATGGATAGTGGTATTTCTCATGACCATAGGAATTTCTATAGGAATGGTTATAGCAAATAAGGTTCCTACGAATTTATTATTAACTTTCATGGGAATAGTAATTATCCTGAATGCCATCTGGAATTTAGTTAAGAAAGACGTAAATAAAAAAAGCAGTATCCCCAAGAATTTGTTCTTTGGAATTGGGGCTGGAATTATGCAAGGTATGGTTTTAATGGGGGGACCTTTGGTAGTGGTGTTGGCTAATTCACATTTTAAAGACCGACGTTATTATCGTGCAACGTTAGCAGTTATTTGGCTAATAATTGATATTGTTTTACTATTATTTTTCCAATTAGATCACATGATTAGCCAAAAGTCGTTGTATTTAACAGGGCTATGCATTATTCCATTAGTAATATCAATCATCGTTGGAAACTATGTAAATAAATTTTTAGATAACTTAAAGTTCAATCGATTAGTAAATGGTTTATTAATAGTTTCTGGCGCAACAATTTTAGTACAAGTATTTGGTTAA
- a CDS encoding aldose 1-epimerase family protein, with the protein MQYELKNDFLTVKVSSVGAELQSIRDSSDLERIWQSDENIWPRQAPILFPIVGRLKDDHYYVDGKEYKMTLHGFARDEEFTLISSEESELALKLTDNEFSHKIYPYKFELEVIYRLKEKELSVSYIVKNIDNKKDLYFSIGAHPGFVVPFQKKLKYDDFEITFSPQKSRKMVPMVDHYADLNNKYDVPNQDFRLSREKFKDDALVYELDDSTDITIKSEHVKKEVIFNTGNAKYVGLWSTYPKEGNFVCIEPWWGIDDTLNSDNQYEHKAGINKLVPEESFKAHFSVKII; encoded by the coding sequence ATGCAGTATGAATTAAAAAATGATTTTCTAACGGTTAAAGTCTCCTCAGTGGGGGCAGAGTTACAGAGTATAAGAGATTCAAGTGATTTAGAACGTATTTGGCAATCTGATGAAAATATTTGGCCAAGACAAGCACCCATCCTTTTTCCAATTGTTGGACGCTTGAAAGATGATCATTATTATGTTGATGGTAAAGAGTATAAGATGACACTACATGGATTTGCGAGAGATGAGGAATTCACTTTGATTTCAAGTGAAGAATCTGAGTTGGCATTGAAATTAACTGATAATGAGTTTAGCCATAAGATCTATCCGTATAAGTTTGAATTAGAAGTAATTTATAGGTTAAAGGAAAAAGAATTAAGTGTTTCTTATATTGTGAAAAATATAGATAACAAAAAAGATCTTTATTTTTCTATCGGTGCACATCCAGGATTTGTTGTGCCATTCCAAAAGAAATTAAAATATGATGATTTTGAAATAACATTTAGTCCGCAAAAGAGTCGAAAGATGGTTCCTATGGTAGACCATTATGCTGACCTCAATAATAAATATGATGTTCCAAACCAAGATTTCCGATTAAGCAGAGAAAAATTTAAGGATGATGCATTAGTCTATGAATTGGATGATTCAACAGATATAACTATAAAAAGTGAACATGTAAAAAAAGAAGTAATTTTCAATACTGGAAATGCTAAGTATGTTGGTTTGTGGTCAACATATCCTAAAGAGGGGAATTTTGTTTGTATTGAGCCATGGTGGGGTATTGATGATACCTTAAATAGTGATAATCAATATGAACATAAAGCAGGTATAAATAAATTAGTTCCAGAAGAAAGTTTTAAAGCTCATTTTTCAGTGAAAATCATTTAG
- a CDS encoding replication-associated recombination protein A encodes MQQESLFANQNNDDDNTPLANRVRPTTLEEFVGQKHLIGDKKILREIIDQDKIPSLIFWGPPGVGKTTLAEIIAKKTKANFITFSAVTSGINDIKKVMKEAELNREMGQKTIVFIDEIHRFNKAQQDAFLPFVEKGSITLIGATTENPSFEINSALLSRCKVFVLKSLTQDDLVELLNNTLNNPKAFKKEVDIQADTLQLIAAYANGDARVALNTLEMAVINSQTKDDKITVNIDDIRQLLNTKSLRYDKNGEEHYNIISALHKSMRNSDTDSAIYWTTRMLEGGEDPLYIARRLVRFASEDIGLADTNALNVAINTFQACQFLGMPECNVHLIECVIYLSVAPKSNAAYKALLKAQKDVKKYGNLPVPLQIRNAPTKLMKNLGYGKDYKFAHDYQDKLTTMQTVPDEVLGHQYYSPTEQGREKLFKQRIDYIKKWHEEHNK; translated from the coding sequence ATGCAACAAGAATCTCTTTTTGCCAATCAAAATAACGATGACGACAATACTCCTCTAGCAAACCGGGTCAGACCGACGACGTTAGAGGAGTTTGTTGGTCAAAAACATTTGATTGGTGACAAAAAAATCTTACGAGAAATTATCGATCAAGACAAAATCCCCTCACTAATTTTCTGGGGTCCCCCTGGGGTTGGCAAAACTACACTGGCCGAAATTATCGCCAAAAAAACTAAAGCCAATTTCATCACTTTTAGTGCCGTCACTAGTGGAATTAATGACATCAAAAAAGTCATGAAAGAAGCTGAGCTCAATCGAGAAATGGGTCAGAAAACCATCGTCTTCATTGATGAAATTCATCGTTTCAACAAAGCTCAACAAGATGCCTTTTTACCTTTCGTCGAAAAAGGCAGTATCACTCTGATTGGTGCTACAACGGAAAATCCTTCGTTTGAAATCAACTCTGCCCTATTATCTCGTTGCAAAGTTTTCGTCCTGAAGTCTCTAACACAAGACGATTTAGTCGAATTACTGAATAACACGTTGAATAATCCCAAAGCTTTCAAAAAAGAAGTCGATATTCAAGCTGATACCTTACAATTAATTGCCGCTTACGCTAATGGTGATGCCAGAGTGGCTTTGAATACTTTGGAAATGGCCGTTATCAATTCTCAAACTAAAGATGATAAAATTACCGTCAACATCGATGATATCCGCCAGTTACTCAATACTAAATCACTGCGCTACGACAAGAATGGTGAAGAACACTACAACATCATTTCGGCTTTGCACAAATCAATGCGTAATAGCGATACTGATTCAGCTATTTATTGGACTACTCGGATGCTCGAAGGTGGCGAAGATCCACTGTACATCGCCAGACGACTAGTTCGATTTGCCTCAGAAGACATTGGTTTAGCCGATACGAATGCTTTAAACGTTGCCATCAATACTTTTCAAGCTTGTCAATTTTTAGGAATGCCTGAGTGTAACGTCCACTTGATTGAGTGTGTAATTTATTTGTCAGTTGCTCCAAAGTCAAATGCTGCTTACAAAGCACTCTTAAAAGCTCAAAAAGATGTTAAAAAGTATGGCAATTTACCAGTTCCTCTACAAATCAGAAATGCCCCAACTAAATTAATGAAAAATCTCGGTTACGGCAAAGACTATAAATTTGCCCACGACTATCAAGATAAATTAACTACGATGCAAACTGTTCCTGATGAAGTTTTAGGACATCAATACTACTCCCCAACTGAACAAGGACGAGAAAAACTTTTCAAACAGCGAATCGATTACATTAAAAAATGGCACGAAGAACACAACAAATAA
- a CDS encoding sigma 54-interacting transcriptional regulator, translating into MRTQDEILLFLQKNKEQLPITTQKVADQFDLSRSVTSHYLNLLQQDKEIKKIDGRPVLWALTESLKSSEKPYSFDDFIGSKGSLKKTIEQCESAINYPPNGLSMIITGNSGVGKSFLAKEIYKYSISHEIIKSNAPFLTLNCADYANNPELLSSILFGYVKGAFTGAEMDKSGLLEQANGGYLFLDEVHRLSNANQEKLFNFIDSGEFRRVGENKNTRKSKVRLLFATTEPVNDVLLTTFKRRISITINLPDFKNRPEIERLNIAYEIFYQEAKRMGKTIKVSQNVLNKIVKEQSTGNIGKIKNLIKVKCANAYKTQMDTDIVYIDESTFMDSDFDEDYITLNPDLKYNFSDLKIDDEMQQMVDRILKRLSDVSDRKEFELISTKVNDQLLNMTIPFKPELYMYRYLKFKERFDEMVLNQYGIPCVDDVVKIVYLFCQIDLNYDSDKVDNILKKMTKVYPRSLHVTRSFLKGFNNKYVTKLVELMMTILLTNYVDDRLKVHGLLLAHGNNTATSIQSVVNQLCGEYVLDAIDMPIDTNIDEIVEKTKKLLDLYDTSDGTVMIVDMGSLNQIYSEVKNNISGKLLVIDNLTTAVALDVALKIQNGIRFKTIASAAETEYKIHSKYYSGFSNRKNIIISCISGMGISEKLKETMAPYFSKDIQINTIDYHELKHKIKSHDEKYFQTTFLILTTTTLPNTFKIPNINIYDLLDEEGEQQLTNILKRHLNAKSIELLNEDFVRFFSLEGISERLSFLNPRVILKEVEEVITKYENYYCFKLSSKVKLNFYMHIALMFERLMLDRNNDVPKVVPTPDEKKFIDISRDIFRPLERKYNVDVNDYELSLIYEVFRTIRS; encoded by the coding sequence ATGCGTACGCAAGACGAAATATTGCTTTTTTTACAAAAAAATAAAGAACAGTTGCCAATAACAACACAAAAGGTAGCTGATCAGTTTGATTTAAGTCGATCGGTAACTAGTCATTATTTAAATTTACTTCAACAAGATAAAGAAATAAAAAAAATAGATGGTAGACCGGTTTTATGGGCTTTGACAGAATCACTAAAAAGTTCAGAAAAACCATATTCCTTCGATGATTTCATCGGCTCGAAGGGAAGTCTAAAGAAAACCATTGAACAATGCGAATCGGCGATAAACTATCCACCCAACGGCTTGAGTATGATTATTACTGGAAATAGTGGTGTTGGTAAAAGTTTTTTGGCCAAAGAAATTTATAAATATTCGATTTCACATGAAATAATTAAGTCTAATGCCCCCTTTCTAACTTTGAATTGTGCTGATTATGCTAATAATCCTGAGCTTCTATCTAGTATTTTATTTGGATATGTTAAAGGAGCTTTTACCGGGGCTGAGATGGACAAATCTGGATTACTTGAACAGGCTAATGGCGGTTATTTATTTTTGGACGAGGTTCATAGACTGTCGAATGCTAATCAGGAAAAACTATTCAACTTCATTGATAGTGGTGAATTTAGAAGAGTTGGTGAAAATAAAAACACTAGGAAATCCAAAGTTAGGTTGTTGTTTGCCACAACAGAGCCGGTCAACGATGTTTTGTTAACCACTTTTAAGAGACGAATTTCGATAACTATAAATTTACCCGATTTTAAAAATAGACCAGAGATTGAAAGATTAAACATTGCTTACGAGATATTTTATCAAGAAGCAAAAAGAATGGGAAAGACAATCAAGGTCAGTCAAAATGTTTTGAACAAAATAGTTAAAGAACAGTCAACTGGGAATATTGGTAAGATAAAGAACTTGATTAAAGTGAAGTGTGCCAATGCCTATAAGACGCAAATGGATACGGACATTGTTTATATTGATGAGTCTACGTTCATGGATAGCGATTTTGATGAGGATTATATTACGCTAAATCCGGATTTAAAATATAATTTTTCTGATTTGAAAATTGATGATGAGATGCAACAAATGGTCGATAGAATATTAAAAAGGCTATCTGACGTATCTGATAGAAAAGAATTTGAACTTATATCCACAAAAGTGAATGATCAATTATTGAATATGACCATTCCGTTCAAACCAGAGCTATATATGTACAGATATTTGAAGTTTAAAGAACGTTTTGATGAAATGGTATTAAATCAGTATGGAATCCCATGTGTTGATGATGTCGTTAAAATCGTTTATTTATTCTGCCAAATAGATTTAAATTATGATAGTGATAAGGTGGATAATATCTTGAAAAAAATGACTAAGGTATATCCAAGGTCATTGCATGTTACTAGAAGTTTCCTAAAGGGATTTAATAATAAATATGTGACTAAATTAGTAGAGTTAATGATGACAATTTTGTTGACTAACTATGTGGATGATCGTTTAAAGGTACATGGTTTATTATTAGCGCATGGAAATAATACGGCAACCAGTATACAATCCGTGGTAAATCAATTGTGTGGAGAATATGTTTTAGATGCTATTGATATGCCAATAGATACTAATATTGATGAAATAGTAGAAAAAACTAAAAAGTTGTTGGATTTGTATGATACCTCTGATGGCACGGTAATGATTGTTGACATGGGTTCTTTGAATCAAATTTATTCAGAAGTGAAAAATAATATTTCAGGGAAATTGCTAGTAATTGATAATTTAACAACCGCTGTTGCTTTAGATGTTGCTCTAAAAATCCAAAATGGAATTCGATTCAAAACAATAGCAAGTGCTGCAGAAACGGAATACAAGATTCATTCTAAATATTATTCAGGATTCTCAAATCGAAAGAATATTATTATTTCATGTATTTCAGGAATGGGTATTTCAGAAAAATTGAAGGAAACCATGGCTCCATATTTTTCTAAGGATATTCAAATAAATACAATCGATTATCATGAATTGAAACATAAGATTAAGTCTCATGATGAAAAGTATTTCCAAACCACTTTTTTGATTTTAACGACAACAACTTTGCCAAATACTTTTAAGATTCCTAATATCAATATTTATGACTTGTTGGATGAAGAAGGAGAGCAACAATTAACTAATATTTTAAAGAGACATTTGAATGCCAAGTCTATTGAATTATTAAATGAGGATTTTGTCAGATTTTTCTCTCTCGAAGGAATCAGTGAACGATTAAGCTTTTTGAATCCTAGGGTTATTCTTAAAGAAGTAGAGGAAGTTATTACTAAGTATGAAAATTATTATTGTTTTAAGCTTAGTAGCAAGGTAAAGCTTAATTTTTACATGCATATTGCGTTAATGTTTGAAAGATTAATGTTGGATAGAAATAATGATGTTCCTAAGGTAGTACCTACGCCGGATGAAAAGAAGTTTATCGATATATCTAGAGATATATTCAGACCATTAGAGCGTAAGTACAACGTTGATGTAAATGACTATGAGTTGTCGCTAATATATGAAGTGTTTAGAACGATAAGAAGCTAG
- a CDS encoding PTS mannose/fructose/sorbose/N-acetylgalactosamine transporter subunit IIC produces MSTLTIAMLGALSYFLCFGGNWILGVSMIERPLIVGTVTGLLLGDVTQGVIIGASLEAIFMGAVNIGGAVSAEPAAATVFAVVFSLTTGGVSPKAALAIAVPIGVLAGIMTMFVNNVVLSFLVPFMDKYAAKDNGKGIVRIHFGAWFFRFFLFALVVFFGILVGRSSVQTFVNSIPPVIMTGLTTMSGFLPAVGFAILLKMLWSKELAVYYFLGFILVAYLKLPLVAVAAIGAILVVISSTNDWKFLQLQKNKTAPDVESTSTETVNNSNDDEEDFFE; encoded by the coding sequence ATGAGTACATTAACAATCGCTATGTTGGGTGCTTTGTCATATTTCTTATGTTTTGGTGGTAATTGGATTCTTGGGGTAAGTATGATCGAACGCCCGTTAATTGTTGGTACTGTAACAGGATTGCTATTAGGCGATGTTACGCAGGGTGTTATCATTGGTGCTTCATTGGAAGCAATTTTCATGGGTGCTGTAAATATCGGTGGTGCTGTTTCAGCTGAACCGGCCGCAGCTACAGTTTTCGCGGTAGTATTTAGTCTTACAACAGGGGGAGTTAGTCCTAAAGCCGCATTGGCAATCGCTGTTCCGATTGGAGTTTTAGCCGGAATTATGACAATGTTTGTTAATAATGTGGTGTTAAGTTTCCTAGTTCCTTTTATGGATAAATATGCGGCTAAAGATAATGGTAAAGGAATTGTTCGAATTCATTTTGGTGCATGGTTCTTCAGATTTTTCTTGTTTGCATTAGTCGTATTCTTTGGAATATTAGTTGGAAGAAGTTCAGTACAAACATTTGTAAATAGTATTCCACCAGTTATTATGACTGGACTTACAACAATGAGTGGATTTTTACCAGCAGTAGGGTTTGCAATTCTTTTGAAGATGTTATGGAGTAAAGAATTAGCGGTTTATTATTTCTTAGGATTCATCTTAGTAGCATACTTGAAGCTTCCACTTGTTGCGGTTGCTGCTATTGGAGCTATTTTAGTTGTTATTTCTTCTACTAATGATTGGAAGTTCTTACAACTACAAAAGAATAAAACAGCGCCTGATGTTGAATCAACAAGTACCGAAACTGTTAATAATTCAAACGATGACGAGGAGGACTTTTTCGAATGA
- a CDS encoding PTS sugar transporter subunit IIA, whose amino-acid sequence MNKILIATHGHLASGLQSSLDILTGLGSKITVIDAYVDDHNYIFDIQKFIDDLNGEKGIIFTDLIGGSVNQKVILELNNKKNIYLISGVNLPVVLSVLLETRPINEDVLDDIVQSSQVEVVNLKDNVVKETEEDFLA is encoded by the coding sequence ATGAATAAAATTTTAATAGCAACTCATGGTCACTTAGCTAGCGGCCTTCAAAGTTCATTGGATATTTTAACAGGATTGGGTTCCAAAATAACCGTTATTGATGCGTATGTTGATGATCATAATTATATTTTTGACATTCAAAAGTTTATTGATGATTTAAATGGCGAAAAAGGGATTATCTTTACAGATTTAATCGGTGGCAGTGTTAATCAAAAAGTTATTTTAGAACTGAATAATAAGAAAAATATTTACTTGATTTCCGGAGTGAATTTACCAGTGGTACTTTCAGTATTACTAGAAACTAGACCGATTAATGAAGATGTATTAGATGATATTGTTCAGTCTAGCCAAGTGGAAGTGGTTAATTTGAAAGACAATGTTGTGAAAGAAACAGAAGAGGATTTTTTAGCCTAG